The following are encoded together in the Salvia hispanica cultivar TCC Black 2014 chromosome 6, UniMelb_Shisp_WGS_1.0, whole genome shotgun sequence genome:
- the LOC125193167 gene encoding uncharacterized protein LOC125193167, whose protein sequence is MASTRLLRLSKPLGFTHHETLVSSSDVSSRRPKTLMCLNISPAGAGERKPAPVKAAGCSSTYAVVSEPKTEKRMDLELLFRYVADAFSYWRKFVLQQRAWGLHIQMFLEKAIVDCRFFALLAIGGSLICSLLCFLEGCFLVTGSYFHALLRMSEQAQVVHQLIEAIDMFIMGTAMLVFAMALYVMFVGSPDSTVSKNFNLKKWMGRGSAMEAKAKIGHAVMLILQVQVLDKFRTIGVSSGMDLACFAGAIFLSSASIFILSRISDPAHLHKH, encoded by the exons ATGGCCTCAACTAGGCTGCTTAGATTGTCTAAGCCTTTAGGCTTTACTCATCATGAAACTCTTGTCTCGAGTAGTGATGTTTCGTCAAGGCGCCCCAAGACACTTATGTGTCTGAATATTTCTCCGGCCGGTGCCGGAGAGAGGAAGCCGGCTCCGGTGAAGGCAGCCGGCTGTAGCTCAACCTATGCTGTCGTTTCGGAGCCGAAGACGGAGAAAAGGATGGATTTGGAGCTCCTGTTTAGATATGTTGCTGATGCTTTCTCCTATTGGAGGAAGTTTGTTCTGCAACAAAGGGCATGGGGATTGCATATACAGATGTTCCTTGAAAAG GCTATAGTCGACTGCCGATTCTTTGCATTGTTGGCGATTGGTGGATCTTTGATTTGTTCCCTACTATGTTTTTTGGAG GGGTGTTTTCTAGTAACAGGGTCATATTTTCATGCACTTTTACGAATGTCGGAGCAAGCGCAAGTGGTCCACCAATTAATCGAAGCTATTG ATATGTTCATCATGGGAACAGCAATGCTTGTTTTCGCAATGGCATTATACGTTATGTTCGTCGGATCACCAGATTCTACAGTGTCCAAGAATTTCAATCTCAAG AAGTGGATGGGGAGGGGATCTGCGATGGAAGCAAAGGCGAAAATCGGGCATGCTGTAATGCTGATTCTGCAAGTGCAAGTGCTGGATAAATTCAGGACCATAGGAGTGAGCAGTGGCATGGATCTTGCATGCTTTGCTGGGGCTATATTTCTATCCTCGGCTTCAATATTCATCCTCTCTAGAATCTCTGACCCTGCCCACCTCCACAAACACTAA
- the LOC125193166 gene encoding protein JINGUBANG-like, whose translation MGRQAVLLANMDNYKTSSSSSDGDGDDSSPLMMSPWNHASPLPKLPWPSSNISTPPAALVGTLRRKEGHICSLAAKDGLLYTGSDSKNIHTWRGMKESSAFKSSSGFVKAIVLSADKIFTAHQDGRIRVWTIDSSGGTHRQIGTLPSFFALVKASMRPKNYVPVAAKRNRAALWIKHADAVSSLSVCQESGLLYSASWDGTFKAWRIRDSKCVESVAAHADAVNAVAAGGAGMVYTGSADGAVKVWRREAAGRRHRLLRALLRQDSAVTALAVGGGGAVVYCGSSDGVVNFWEVEKEELTHGGVLRGHELAVLCLAAAGDLVLSGSADKTICVWRRERGVEHTRLTVLAGHVGPVKCLAVEAEGGDDGKWRVYSGSLDNTVKVWSV comes from the coding sequence ATGGGAAGGCAAGCAGTCTTATTAGCAAACATGGACAATTACAAgacctcctcctcctccagcgacggcgacggcgacgacAGCTCCCCACTCATGATGTCCCCATGGAACCACGCCTCCCCCCTACCAAAACTCCCATGGCCCTCCTCCAATATCTCCACGCCGCCAGCCGCCCTGGTCGGAACCCTCCGCCGCAAGGAGGGCCACATATGCTCCCTCGCGGCCAAGGACGGCCTCCTCTACACCGGCTCCGACAGCAAGAACATCCACACGTGGCGAGGCATGAAGGAATCCAGCGCCTTCAAGTCCAGCAGCGGCTTCGTCAAGGCCATCGTCCTCTCCGCCGATAAAATCTTCACCGCCCACCAGGACGGCAGGATCCGCGTCTGGACGATCGATTCATCCGGTGGGACCCACAGGCAGATCGGCACGCTGCCTTCGTTCTTCGCCCTGGTCAAGGCCTCCATGCGGCCCAAGAACTACGTCCCCGTGGCCGCGAAGCGCAACCGCGCGGCGCTGTGGATCAAGCACGCCGACGCGGTGTCGTCGCTGAGCGTGTGCCAGGAGAGCGGCCTCCTCTACTCGGCCTCGTGGGACGGGACGTTTAAAGCGTGGCGAATCCGGGACTCCAAATGCGTGGAGTCCGTGGCGGCGCACGCCGACGCCGTCAACGCCGTGGCGGCGGGGGGCGCCGGGATGGTGTACACGGGCTCGGCGGACGGCGCGGTGAAGGTGTGGAGGAGGGAGGCGGCGGGGCGGCGGCACCGCCTGCTGCGGGCGCTGCTGCGGCAGGACAGCGCCGTGACGGCGCTGGCCGTGGGCGGAGGGGGCGCGGTGGTGTACTGCGGGTCGTCGGACGGGGTGGTGAACTTCTGGGAGGTGGAGAAGGAGGAGCTGACGCACGGCGGGGTGCTGAGGGGCCACGAGCTGGCGGTGCTGTGCCTGGCGGCGGCCGGGGACCTCGTGCTGAGTGGCTCGGCAGATAAGACGATATGCGTGTGGAGGAGGGAGAGGGGGGTGGAGCACACGCGCCTGACGGTGTTGGCGGGGCACGTGGGGCCGGTGAAGTGCCTCGCTGTGGAGGCGGAGGGCGGCGACGATGGGAAGTGGAGGGTTTATAGTGGTAGTCTTGATAATACGGTGAAGGTGTGGAGTGTGTAG